AAAGCGTCGGGTTGTGGTGGTCGACGACTCCAGAATCCAGTGCGCCGTCTGGCGCAAGTTGCTTGAGGAGCGTTACGGCGACAAGATCGCGGTCGAGACCTACATCGACCCCGAAGAAGCGGTCCTCGGCATGGCACCGGACATCCACCTCTTGTTGCTCGATTGGGAAATGCCGGAGCTGGATGGCAAGGAGGTCTGCACCGCCGCGCACGAGGCGGGTGTCGACCTCAAGAGGGTGATCATCACCTCGAGCCACCCGGCTGACCGGCTGCACGAGGAGTTTGATGACTCCGGCTGCCTGGCGGTAATCGAAAAAACCGAGCCGGAGCAGCAGGCGGCGTTTCTGATGATCCTCGATTCGATCATGCGGCGGTAGAACCTCCCACCCACCCACCCGATACTGGATGCTAGATCCTGGATCCTCCCGACTGCTTATGACAATTCAGCTTCGCGGTTCATCTATTCGATGCATCCAGAATCCAGCATCCAGAATCCAGCATCCAACATCCACCATCGGGAACTTTTCCGATCAGGTGTGCGTATCTTCAATCAGGAGGACCGAAAGATGCTCGAAGTGCTGTCGATACTGACGCTGGTTTTTGTCGGCGCGATCGTGGTGGGTGTGATCGCCCTGCTCGCCGGGCTGGTCAAAATCGTCTTCAAGCTCGCCCTGCTGCCGATCGTGCTCGGCCTCAAGGCGCTGGTCTTCATCATCGGCTTCATCATCGCCCTGGTCGTGCTCGGACCTGTGGTCCTCGTCCTCGGCCTCGTGCTGCTGATACCGCTCCTGATTCTTGGCGGCATTATCTGGGCCGGCGTCGCGATCGTCACCTAGTCAATTTTGAGTTTTGAGTTATGAGTTTTGAGTTCCCACCCGATCCCCGTCGGGCCGGGGGTCGGAGAAGGAAACTCAAAACTCAAAATTGAGAATTCAAAATTCGCTGATTGGCCGCAGGCAGATCAGCGGAGCTTCATCCACAGGTATGCAAATTCGAGGGCGTCGGTGTAGGCGCGGGCGTTGAGGTTCGCACCGGCGCCGTGCCCTCCCTCGGTGTTCTCGTAGTAGTAGACCTTGTGACCCATTTCGTCCATCCTGGCCACCATCTTGCGAGCGTGCGCCGGGTGGACACGATCGTCGCGGGTGTTTGTCCAGAAGAAGACTTCCGGGTAATCGGCGTCGGGATCGAGATTCTGGTACGGCGACCAGTGTTTCATGAACTCCCAGTCGTCGGTGTCCGGGTTGCCGTACTCGGCCATCCAGCTCGCACCGGCGAGCAGTTTGTTGTACCGCTTCATGTCGAGTAGAGGTACGGCGCAGACAACCGCGTTGAAGAGATCCGGCCGCTGAACGAAGGAGCCTCCGACCAGCAGGCCGCCCTGCGAACCACCCAGAATTCCAAGGTGCTTGGGAGAGGTGATTTTGCGTGCGATGAGGTCCTCTGCGACGGCGGTGAAGTCGTCGAAGTTGTTCTGGTGCTTTTCTCTCATCGATCCTTGGTGCCACTTGGGTCCGAACTCCCCGCCACCGCGGATGTTGGCGAGGGCATACACACCACCGCGCGCAACCCAGGAGGTACCAACGGTGCCGGAGTAACGCGGAAGGCGTGGGATCTCGAAGCCACCGTAGCCGGTGAGCAGGGTCGGATTTGCACCGTCGGCCTCGAAGCCCTTCGGCATGACAACGAAGTACGGAATCATGGTGCCGTCTTTGGACCGTGCCTCGTACTGGACGACCGTCATTCCGGTGGCGTCGAACCAGGCGGGAGACGTTTTGACCTTTTCGGTTTTTCCGTTGGCATCCGCCAAGTAGAGGCTCGATGGTGTGACGAAGTCGGTGTACGTGAAGAAGAAATCGTCGGATTCATCGGAGAAGTAGCCACCGCGGCCGAGGTTGACGGTGCCGATGCCGGGCAGCTCGATCTCCTCCTTCGCCCAGCCATCTTCTCCCGGCGTGAGCCGGTAGAGGCGCCCGCGGACGTTGTCGAGTGTCGTGTAGACGAGGTGGTTCCGGGTCGAACGGACCTGATTCAGGGAGATCCGCTCTTCGGGCTCGAAGAGCAATTGGAATTTTCTACAGCCTTGGAGGAAATCATCGAGATCGATTGTCATCAGGCTTCCCTGCTCATAATTTGTCCCGCCGACTTCCCAGTCTGTGCGCAGCGAAACGAGCAGGTGGTCCTTGAAGAACCCGTGCAGGTTCGCATCTTCGGGGAGGTCCAGCTTGACCAGGCGACCGCCGAGTATGAGATATGTGGTTTCACGGAAGAACTCCGGTACCAAGGTGACCATGTCGTAGCGCCCCTCCGGTGTGTGATTCGAAGAGGCGATGGCGAAGACGTCGTCGACCGAGCTCTCGAAGACGGTCGTCGCTTCCTCCAGCGGAGTATCCCGTTTCCACTCCTTGGCGATTCGCGGGTAGCCCGATTTGTTGAGCGAACCCTCGCCGAAGTCGGTTGCGACCCACAGCGTGTTTTCGTCCTTCCAGCCGATCCTGTGCTTCGCCTCCGGAAGTGTGAAACCGTCCTTGACGAATTTTTTGCCGACCG
This genomic stretch from Acidobacteriota bacterium harbors:
- a CDS encoding response regulator; this translates as MPTSVKRRVVVVDDSRIQCAVWRKLLEERYGDKIAVETYIDPEEAVLGMAPDIHLLLLDWEMPELDGKEVCTAAHEAGVDLKRVIITSSHPADRLHEEFDDSGCLAVIEKTEPEQQAAFLMILDSIMRR
- a CDS encoding prolyl oligopeptidase family serine peptidase, producing the protein MRNRTTLTILVALFAATLCIAADEDPYLWMEEVENQKALAWAKARAEADTAVIEAVPEFAEIHTKLLEIYNSRDRIPQPAIRGDWIYNFRQDADHVRGIWRRATLDEYVTEDPAWEIVLDVDALAEAENENWVWKGADCLPPIYQHCMISLSRGGADATVEREFDTVGKKFVKDGFTLPEAKHRIGWKDENTLWVATDFGEGSLNKSGYPRIAKEWKRDTPLEEATTVFESSVDDVFAIASSNHTPEGRYDMVTLVPEFFRETTYLILGGRLVKLDLPEDANLHGFFKDHLLVSLRTDWEVGGTNYEQGSLMTIDLDDFLQGCRKFQLLFEPEERISLNQVRSTRNHLVYTTLDNVRGRLYRLTPGEDGWAKEEIELPGIGTVNLGRGGYFSDESDDFFFTYTDFVTPSSLYLADANGKTEKVKTSPAWFDATGMTVVQYEARSKDGTMIPYFVVMPKGFEADGANPTLLTGYGGFEIPRLPRYSGTVGTSWVARGGVYALANIRGGGEFGPKWHQGSMREKHQNNFDDFTAVAEDLIARKITSPKHLGILGGSQGGLLVGGSFVQRPDLFNAVVCAVPLLDMKRYNKLLAGASWMAEYGNPDTDDWEFMKHWSPYQNLDPDADYPEVFFWTNTRDDRVHPAHARKMVARMDEMGHKVYYYENTEGGHGAGANLNARAYTDALEFAYLWMKLR